A part of Dehalococcoidia bacterium genomic DNA contains:
- the rpmB gene encoding 50S ribosomal protein L28 translates to MAAGKCDICGKHTVFGRNIRHQHGGGWFRKAPATSRTFKPNVHKQVIVTAGGPLRVNICTRCLRTTAKAPKVRA, encoded by the coding sequence GTGGCTGCTGGCAAATGCGACATCTGCGGTAAGCACACGGTGTTTGGCCGCAACATCCGGCACCAGCACGGCGGCGGCTGGTTCCGCAAGGCGCCCGCAACGTCGCGCACCTTCAAGCCGAACGTGCACAAACAGGTGATCGTCACCGCCGGCGGGCCGCTGCGTGTCAACATCTGCACGCGCTGCCTGCGCACGACCGCCAAGGCGCCCAAAGTCCGCGCCTAG